The proteins below are encoded in one region of Bos indicus x Bos taurus breed Angus x Brahman F1 hybrid chromosome 2, Bos_hybrid_MaternalHap_v2.0, whole genome shotgun sequence:
- the DDX18 gene encoding ATP-dependent RNA helicase DDX18, with translation MSHLPMKLLRRKIEKRNLKLRQRNLKLQGASAVSLSETQNGDVPEETVGDGKVKKSLKQSVSVGLSEAPNGDIAKETVGSRKVKKSLKQPMSAGLAETQNGDTSEEAGVSGKVKKSRKQSMNASVSEASNGVLPREATENVKAKKSVKESVNVGMSEAQNGDVFKETGENVKVKKASKKSTTLTSGEAAMQSPNSESKKKKKKKKRKVVDDAGPDSKKAKAEDIGEAEDGAQAPEETENRVEKPDDEGEDSEVPSLPLGLTGAFEDTSFDSLTNLVNENTLKAIKEMGFTNMTEIQHKSIRPLLEGRDLLAAAKTGSGKTLAFLIPAVELIVKLKFMPRNGTGVLILSPTRELAMQTFGVLKELMTHHVHTYGLIMGGSNRSAEAQKLANGINIVVATPGRLLDHMQNTPGFMYKNLQCLVIDEADRILDVGFEEELKQIIKLLPTRRQTMLFSATQTRKVEDLARISLKKEPLYVGVDDDKANATVDGLEQGYVVCPSEKRFLLLFTFLKKNRKKKLMVFFSSCKSVKYHYELLNYIDLPVLAIHGRQKQNKRTTTFFQFCNADSGILLCTDVAARGLDIPEVDWIVQYDPPDDPKEYIHRVGRTARGLNGRGHALLILRPEELGFLRYLKQSKVPLSEFEFSWSKISDIQSQLEKLIEKNYFLHKSAQEAYKSYIRAYDSHSLKQIFNVNNLNLPQVALSFGFKVPPFVDLNVNTNDGKVRKRGGGGGFGYQKAKKVEKSKIFKHISKKPSDSRQFSH, from the exons ATGTCTCATTTACCGATGAAACTTCTACGCAGGAAGATCGAGAAGCGGAACCTCAAATTGCGACAACGAAACCTAAAGCTCCAGG GTGCCTCAGCCGTGAGCCTGtcagaaactcaaaatggagaTGTGCCTGAAGAAACAGTGGGAGATGGAAAAGTTAAAAAGTCCTTAAAGCAGTCTGTGAGTGTGGGCTTGTCAGAAGCCCCAAATGGAGATATAGCTAAAGAAACAGTAGGAAGCAGAAAAGTTAAAAAGTCCCTAAAACAACCTATGAGTGCTGGGTTGGCAGAAACCCAAAATGGAGACACATCTGAAGAAGCAGGAGTAAGTGGAAAAGTGAAGAAGTCCCGAAAACAATCTATGAATGCAAGCGTGTCGGAAGCCAGCAATGGAGTCCTGCCTAGGGAAGCCACGGAAAATGTCAAAGCTAAAAAATCTGTTAAAGAGTCTGTAAATGTAGGCATGTCAGAAGCCCAAAATGgagatgtttttaaagaaacagggGAAAATGTCAAAGTTAAAAAAGCCTCCAAGAAATCTACCACATTgaccagtggagaagcagcaatGCAGTCTCCCAATTCAgaatcaaaaaagaagaagaagaagaaaaagagaaaagtagtgGATGATGCTGGGCCTG attccaaaaaagcaaaagctgaggACATAGGAGAGGCTGAAGATGGTGCCCAGGCtcctgaagaaacagaaaaccgtGTGGAGAAGCCAGATGACGAGGGTGAGGACAGCGAAGTGCCCAGCCTGCCCCTGGGACTGACAG GAGCTTTTGAGGATACTTCATTTGATTCTCTGACTAATCTTGTCAATGAGAACACTCTGAAGGCAATAAAAGAAATGGGCTTTACAAACATGACTGAAATTCAACATAAAAGTATCAGACCACTTCTGGAAGGCAG ggaTCTTCTAGCAGCTGCAAAAACAGGCAGTGGTAAAACGCTGGCATTTCTCATCCCTGCAGTTGAACTCATTGTTAAGTTAAAGTTCATGCCCAGGAATG GAACAGGAGTCCTTATTCTCTCACCTACTAGGGAACTGGCCATGCAGACTTTTGGTGTCCTTAAGGAGCTGATGACACACCATGTTCACACATACGGGTTAATAATGGGTGGCAGTAACAGGTCTGCTGAAGCTCAGAAGCTTGCCAATGGGATCAACATCGTCGTGGCCACACCAGGCCGTCTCCTGGACCACATGCAG AATACCCCAGGGTTTATGTATAAAAACCTACAGTGTCTGGTTATTGATGAGGCTGATCGTATCTTGGATGTTGGGTttgaagaggaattaaagcaAATCATTAAACTTCTGCCAA CACGCAGACAGACCATGCTCTTCTCTGCCACACAAACTCGAAAAGTTGAAGACCTGGCGAGGATTTCTCTGAAAAAGGAGCCTTTGTATGTTGGTGTTGATGATGATAAAGCTAATGCAACTGTAGACGGTCTTGAGCAG GGGTATGTTGTCTGTCCTTCTGAAAAGAGATTCCTCCTGCTCTTCACATTCCTTAAGAAGAACCGGAAGAAGAAACTAatggttttcttttcatcctgTAAGTCCGTGAAATACCACTATGAGTTGCTGAACTACATCGATTTGCCTGTCCTGGCCATTCAT GgaaggcaaaaacaaaataagcGTACGACCACGTTCTTCCAGTTTTGCAATGCAGATTCAGGGATCTTGTTGTGTACAGACGTGGCAGCTAGAGGGCTGGATATTCCTGAAGTGGACTGGATTGTTCAGTATGACCCTCCAGATGACCCCAAG GAGTACATTCACCGTGTGGGCAGAACAGCCAGAGGCCTGAATGGAAGAGGGCACGCCTTGCTCATTTTGCGCCCTGAAGAATTGGGTTTCCTTCGCTACCTGAAGCAATCCAAG GTTCCATTAAGTGAATTCGAGTTTTCCTGGTCTAAAATTTCTGACATTCAGTCTCAG ctTGAAAAACTGATTGAAAAGAACTACTTCCTTCATAAGTCAGCCCAGGAAGCATATAAGTCATACATTCGAGCCTATGATTCCCATTCCCTGAAACAGATCTTCAATGTTAATAACTTAAATTTGCCTCAGGTTGCTCTGTCATTTGGCTTCAAGGTGCCTCCTTTTGTTGATTTGA ATGTGAATACCAATGACGGCAAAGTTAGAAAGCGAGGCGGTGGCGGTGGATTTGGCTACCAGAAAGCCAAGAAAGTCGAGAAGTCCAAGATCTTCAAACACATAAGCAAGAAGCCATCTGACAGCAGGCAGTTCTCTCACTGA